The Bryobacteraceae bacterium genomic sequence CCGAGCAGCGGCTTCGGTGTTTCCAGAGCGAATCGCCCGCAAGAGTTCGCGGGCCTGTTTTGCGTGTTGTTCGAGGTCCATGACCGGCTCCTTCGTCTGCAAGCGATGTCGCCGGCGCGCCGGAGCCGGGTCAGCCGGTTGGAGATTCTTACCGGATTGCGATTCGGCGGAGGCGGTTCTCGTCGTCCACTTGACGGGCTACTTTGTTGTGTCGACCCCGGTGATCGCGCGGACGGCGGATTCGAGCTCCTGAACGCGGCGGCGGAGGTCGTCGATTTCCTGGGATTGGGGGTCCGGCAGATTGCCGTGTTCAAGCTGTTCGCCTTCAGCGACGCCGTGGCGGCGGACGACCTTGCCGGGGATCCCGACAACGGTGGAATGAGGCGGGACGTCGCGGACGACGACCGAGCCGGCGCCGATCTTGCACCAGTCGCCGACGGTGATGTTGCCGAGGACCTTGGCGCCAGTGCCAATGACGACGCCGTTGCCGAGCGTGGGGTGGCGCTTCCCGCGTTCCTTGCCGGTGCCGCCGAGGGTGACGCCCTGGTAGAGGAGCACGTCATCACCGATTACGGTGGTTTCTCCGATGACGACGCCCATGCCGTGATCGATGAAGAACCGGCGGCCGATGCGGGCGCCGGGATGAATTTCGATTCCGGTGAGAGAGCGGCTGACCTGAGACACGATGCGTCCGAGGAGGGGGAAGCCGCCGCGATAGAGGCGATGGGCAAGGCGGTGAAGGAGTACGGCGTGGAAGCCGGGGTAGCAAAGGACGATCTCGAGGCGGCTTTTGGCCGCGGGATCTTCGCGGAAGATGGTGTCGAACTGCTCGCGGACAGACGAGAACATGCGGTGATTCCGGACGGCTAGGAACGTAACTTCTATTATGGGTCAACGGCGGCGATTCCACGGCCCCCCCATGTTATGATCGTTGAGGCGCGACGGACTTTTCATTTTCCATCGACCTTCCCGAGCGGTTCCCGCGTCGTTCCATCCATAGCATGCGCATTACAACTTCTCTCCTTCCCTTGTTGACTTTGCTTTCGGCCGTGGCGCCGATGCATGCCGCGATCCGGCTGCGGTTGGGCGATACGGTGGTCGGTCCGGTGGTGGTTTCCCAGGGCGGAAACGCAGCCAACCGGGTGATTGAAGCATACGCGGCGGGCGACGACGGTTTGAACGCGTTGGCGACGAACGGTCCGGACCGGTTGAATCTCACGCTCACATCGACGGCGCCGTGGGTGCGGGCGACGGCCGGGGGACTGCGGGCCTGCTTCGGACGGGAACGGGAGTGTGTCCCATTGACGATCGCGTTTTCGACGCAGCAGTTGACCGCCGGGCGTCATACGGCAACGATCCAAGTCGCGGATGCGAACGTGCTGGACGCGCCGCAGAACATATTGGTGATCGTGCAGGTGGGCGCGGTGGCGCCGGCGACGGTGAATCTGTACACGCCGCCAGACGGATCGACGGACAGTTTCGAGTTTTCGGTGAACGACGCGCTCAGCGTCTCGCCGACGACGCAAAGCGGCGGCAACTGGCTCTCGCTGACCCTGCACAGCGACACGAGCTTCGATTTCGTGAAGCCGTACCGGATCAACGCGAAACATGTCGAGGGCCTGGCCGAGGGCGCCTACCGCGGCGCGGTGCCGATTCCGAACAATCCGGTGGCGGTGACGTATCAGGTGACGTCGAACCCGATTGCCGATGTCTCCGAACGGCGGCTGCGCTTCCGGTTGGCGCAGAACTCGACGAAACTCTCGCGGACGCTCCGCGTGTTCAATCGCGGCCGGGGGACGTTCACGTTCAGCGCGGTGGAAGCGAAGGTGGACGCGGGCGGCGATTGGCTGAAGGCAGAGAAGGTGGAGAACGCGAACTTTGTGACGGTGACCGTGGACGCGGCGAGCGCGAGTCCGGGTGTTTATACGGGGAGCGTCGCGTTGACGACGAACGGGGTGAACAGCCCGCTGACGATTCCGGTGGAGTTCGAGGTGGTGGCGCAAGGCGCTCCTTCGATCGACTATCTGGGCGTATTGGAGAACGCGGACTTTCTGGAAGGAGACGTGATCGCCGCGGGTGGGATCATCGCGATCAAAGGCGAGCAGCTTTATTACGGGGAACCAAAGCTCAGTTCGGAAGCGCAGGCGCCGACGGATTTCGATGGCGTGCGCATATTTGTGAACGACCAGCCGGCTCCGGTGTACTTCATCTCGTACAACCAGGTGAACGCGCAGGCGCCGTATGGGATCCGGCCCGGCGAGGGCGTGGTGCGGGTGGAGCGCGGGGCGACCCGGGGCAACGGGGTAACGGCTCGGTTCGTGGCAGCGTCGCCGAAGTTCCTGAAGCTTCGCTTGCGCGACGCCGGAATCAACATTCCGGAGTTTCGCGATTACTTCGCAATTGCGTTCAATCCGGACGGGTCGCTCTCGCTGCCTCGGGATCTCGGGTTCCCGAACAGCCGGCCATCGAAGCGGGGTGAGACGATTGTGATGTACGGATTCGGATTCGGGCAAACGGACCCGGCATCGACAGCGGGACGTCCGGCGCCGGCGACGGAGTTGCGGCCGGTGGCATCAGGATTGAAGCGCGTCTACTTCGGCGCTCTGGCGCTGAACTCCGGCGTGCCGATCGATGCTTCCTACGTCGGGCTGATCCCGGGGTTCTTCGGGGTGTACCAGATGAACGTGGTAGTACCGGACGAGAGCGTATCCGGCGACGTCCCGGTTCGGCTGCAGTTGGATACCGTGGCCAGCGAGTATGCGCTGGTGGCGGTGGAGTAGGCGGCGCCGATGACCGAACGGCTCTACTACGACGATGCGTATCTGAGCCGCTTCGAGGCAGCGGTGGTGGAGTGCGACGGGGGGACGGTGTGGCTGGACCGGACGGCGTTCTATCCGACGTCGGGCGGGCAAGCGAATGACACCGGTCTGATCGGCGAGGCGCGTGTGTTGGACGTGATCGACGAAGGGGAGCGGATCGCGCATCGGGTGGACAAGGCCGTGGGCGCGGGTCCGGTGGAATGCGCGATCGATT encodes the following:
- the cysE gene encoding serine O-acetyltransferase gives rise to the protein MFSSVREQFDTIFREDPAAKSRLEIVLCYPGFHAVLLHRLAHRLYRGGFPLLGRIVSQVSRSLTGIEIHPGARIGRRFFIDHGMGVVIGETTVIGDDVLLYQGVTLGGTGKERGKRHPTLGNGVVIGTGAKVLGNITVGDWCKIGAGSVVVRDVPPHSTVVGIPGKVVRRHGVAEGEQLEHGNLPDPQSQEIDDLRRRVQELESAVRAITGVDTTK